Genomic window (Kineosporiaceae bacterium):
CGATCAAGGGAGTCCTCGTCCACGACGGACTCGTGCTGCTGGGTCGCAACCCGCGCCACGAGTGGGAGCTGCTGGGGGGCCAACCTGACGCGGCGGACACCTCGGTCGCCGACACCCTGGTCCGGGAGTTTCGCGAGGAGTCGGGTCTTGTCGTCGCGGTCGGTCGACTCGTGCTGGCCGATCTGTTCGAGGTGATCCCCGGCCGTCGCGTCGTGGTGGTCGCCTTCTCGGTGGTCGTGGTGACCTCACCTGAGCCGACGTCGGTCGAGCCCGGCGGCCCCGAGCCGCATCACGCGACGGAACACCATCACGCGCCCGAACACTCGGCCCTGCGGTGGTTTCCCCTCGTTGAGCTGCCCAAGGCATTGCCCGAGATCTACCGCCGCGCGATCGACGCCGCGATCTGACGCCAACACCCATCCGTCTGTATACAGCTCAGAGCAGCCCGGCGTCGTGGACCCGGATCGCGATCTGCACCCGGTTGGTGACATCCCATCGCGTCAACAGGTGCGTCACGTGTGACTTGACCGTGGCCACCGACAGGTACAACTCCGCGGCGATCTCGGCATTCGACTTGCCCTGACCGATCGCCAGCGCCACCTGACGTTCCCGCTCGCTCAGGCCCGCCAGGTCGGCCCGGGCCGCAGCACGTCGCGGGTCGGCGTCCGCCGCCGCGACCAGGCTCATCATCTGGCGTGTCACGGACGGCGAGAGCATGGGTTCACCCGCCACCACCCGGTGCACGGCGCTCAGCAGCCGCTCGGGCGAGGTGTGCTTGAGCAGAAA
Coding sequences:
- a CDS encoding NUDIX hydrolase, with protein sequence MASVTIKGVLVHDGLVLLGRNPRHEWELLGGQPDAADTSVADTLVREFREESGLVVAVGRLVLADLFEVIPGRRVVVVAFSVVVVTSPEPTSVEPGGPEPHHATEHHHAPEHSALRWFPLVELPKALPEIYRRAIDAAI